A stretch of the Thiomicrorhabdus indica genome encodes the following:
- a CDS encoding lytic transglycosylase domain-containing protein has translation MNRHSITSPIPTRTPHFQVTFLGLLLSLFILISFIPSQAHAKLTNQQQDFLDAWEAIKKNDRPAIAKYKKRLKGYPLLSYIQYHDYRRNINKTPDTLILEFLNENPNYLGTYLRNRWLKKLASQKKWKTFLTHYQPAKSIDLQCHHTNALIERNQGSDRKTALSQAKTLWKSHAKLPKACYPIDNWLRNNKYLTAEIVWQRIDLAIQKRQFSRARTLMKDLSKKDQSMVKQWIRIVRKPSLIKKPLDKKLSPYVASRAFVQAAKKLASKDPVLAKKLLDQYQKNYHLSKTQILDLERRIALRAAYKYKPASEELLNLVNTQGDKTEETLRWQAQIALKKSNWLDLMDAINLMPKEMQQKTKWQYWKARAFEQTKQNDQAQKIYRQLAKKRDYYGFLSADKAKLPYRFNPKPVSKLNHAQLIKKYPALQRIKELLAVDWPKSSRSEWHHLLKEADENDLTAIAVMASEWRQHPQAIRSLAVAKQWDQLDLRFPTPHKEPVMLNAEKNKIDPAWIYGIIRRESAFNPETRSSAGAVGLMQLMPKTAKYIGQQIGVKQTSWKHLTSAKNNIELGSAYMAYLSERYQGNIVLATAAYNAGSHRVKRWTKGQKNFPADQWVDTITFSETRAYVKAVLEYTTIFKSRLNGNYDRLRDIMPTISESK, from the coding sequence ATGAATAGACACTCTATTACCTCTCCAATTCCAACTCGAACGCCTCACTTTCAGGTTACTTTTCTTGGATTGCTGCTTTCGCTATTCATTCTTATCAGCTTTATCCCAAGTCAAGCACATGCAAAGCTCACAAATCAGCAACAAGATTTCCTTGATGCTTGGGAAGCAATCAAAAAAAATGACCGCCCTGCAATCGCCAAATATAAAAAACGCTTAAAAGGTTATCCATTACTCAGTTACATTCAATATCACGACTATCGAAGAAACATAAATAAAACACCTGACACACTTATTCTAGAATTCTTAAACGAAAATCCGAATTATCTCGGCACTTACCTGCGAAATCGTTGGCTAAAAAAATTAGCAAGCCAAAAAAAGTGGAAAACTTTTTTAACCCACTACCAACCTGCAAAATCCATTGACCTTCAATGCCACCACACCAATGCACTTATCGAACGCAACCAAGGTTCAGATCGAAAAACTGCCTTGAGCCAAGCAAAAACGCTTTGGAAATCTCACGCAAAACTTCCAAAAGCGTGTTACCCGATTGATAATTGGTTGAGAAATAATAAATATCTAACCGCAGAAATTGTTTGGCAACGAATCGATTTAGCCATACAAAAACGTCAATTTTCACGGGCGAGAACCTTGATGAAAGACTTGTCTAAAAAAGACCAGTCCATGGTAAAACAATGGATTCGCATTGTCCGAAAACCTTCTCTGATTAAAAAACCATTAGACAAAAAATTAAGTCCTTATGTCGCAAGCCGTGCTTTTGTTCAAGCTGCTAAAAAGCTGGCATCCAAAGACCCTGTTTTAGCCAAAAAACTTTTAGATCAATACCAAAAAAATTACCATTTAAGTAAAACGCAAATTCTAGATTTAGAGCGTCGTATTGCGTTACGTGCTGCCTACAAATATAAACCGGCTTCCGAAGAGCTTTTAAATCTTGTTAATACCCAAGGCGATAAAACTGAAGAAACGCTACGCTGGCAAGCTCAAATTGCATTAAAAAAATCGAATTGGCTAGACTTAATGGACGCAATTAATCTTATGCCAAAAGAAATGCAGCAGAAAACGAAATGGCAATATTGGAAAGCGCGCGCATTTGAACAAACCAAACAAAACGATCAGGCACAGAAAATCTATCGTCAACTTGCCAAAAAACGAGACTACTATGGTTTCTTGTCCGCAGATAAAGCGAAATTACCTTACCGCTTCAACCCTAAACCCGTTAGTAAGCTAAACCATGCACAGCTAATAAAAAAATATCCTGCATTGCAGCGTATCAAGGAATTGCTAGCAGTGGACTGGCCTAAAAGCAGTCGTTCCGAGTGGCACCATCTTCTTAAAGAAGCGGATGAAAACGATTTAACAGCCATTGCAGTCATGGCAAGCGAATGGCGCCAACACCCTCAGGCCATTCGCTCACTTGCCGTTGCGAAACAGTGGGATCAATTGGACCTACGTTTTCCAACCCCTCATAAAGAGCCAGTAATGCTGAATGCGGAAAAGAATAAAATCGACCCAGCATGGATTTATGGAATTATTCGCCGTGAAAGTGCTTTTAACCCAGAAACACGCTCTTCTGCCGGTGCCGTCGGATTAATGCAACTTATGCCTAAAACAGCTAAATACATTGGCCAACAAATTGGCGTCAAACAAACAAGCTGGAAACACCTGACCTCAGCAAAAAACAATATCGAACTAGGTAGCGCCTATATGGCTTATCTATCAGAAAGGTATCAAGGAAATATAGTGTTAGCGACTGCGGCATATAATGCAGGTTCTCATCGAGTTAAACGATGGACAAAGGGACAGAAAAACTTTCCGGCAGACCAATGGGTCGATACCATTACATTTAGTGAAACACGTGCCTACGTTAAAGCCGTATTGGAATATACAACTATTTTCAAATCGCGTTTAAATGGCAACTACGACCGTTTGCGCGATATTATGCCAACAATTAGCGAATCAAAATAA
- the cysS gene encoding cysteine--tRNA ligase, whose product MSLQIFNTESRQKEVFKPIHENQVGIYVCGVTVYDLCHIGHARVMVVFDTVVRHLRALGYEVKYVRNITDIDDKIIKRALENNESIQSLTERMIKEMHADETAMNVLRPDMEPKATEHMDEIKGMIGSLIDKGFAYPASNGDVYFKVKAFENYGRLSGKHLDELEAGSRVEVNTVKQDPMDFVLWKASKADEPAWDSSWGNGRPGWHIECSAMSTKCLGNHFDIHGGGMDLTFPHHDNEIAQSECATGEHYVNTWMHCGFVRIDDEKMSKSLNNFFTIREVLKIYHPEVIRYFLLASHYRSPVNYTEENLEVAKASVARLYSALQGVEIGQAATGTKFEKEFVEVMNDDFNTPKAFAVLFELAKEVNKTRDTGLAGLLVKLSNQIGLLEQDIETFFQSQPSNSELDEAQIEAFIEERKQARANKDFARSDEIRDHLKEQGIELLDSADGTTWRQI is encoded by the coding sequence ATGAGCTTACAAATCTTTAATACCGAAAGTCGCCAAAAAGAAGTCTTTAAACCTATTCATGAAAACCAAGTGGGGATTTATGTCTGTGGGGTCACAGTGTATGACTTATGCCACATTGGTCATGCACGTGTCATGGTAGTTTTTGACACGGTGGTTAGGCATCTTCGTGCGCTCGGTTATGAAGTTAAGTATGTTCGAAATATTACTGATATTGACGACAAAATCATTAAAAGAGCCTTGGAAAATAATGAATCGATCCAGTCTCTGACAGAACGAATGATTAAAGAGATGCATGCTGATGAAACGGCAATGAATGTGTTGCGTCCAGATATGGAACCCAAAGCGACCGAGCATATGGATGAAATCAAAGGCATGATTGGTAGTTTGATTGATAAGGGGTTTGCTTATCCGGCGAGCAATGGAGATGTGTATTTCAAAGTTAAAGCGTTTGAAAACTATGGTCGCCTCTCTGGCAAACATTTAGATGAACTTGAGGCCGGTTCACGTGTTGAAGTGAATACTGTTAAACAAGATCCCATGGATTTTGTTTTATGGAAAGCGTCCAAAGCTGATGAGCCAGCATGGGATTCAAGTTGGGGGAATGGTCGTCCTGGATGGCATATTGAATGTTCTGCTATGTCGACTAAATGTTTAGGGAATCATTTTGATATTCATGGCGGTGGTATGGATTTGACCTTTCCGCATCATGACAATGAAATTGCGCAATCAGAGTGTGCCACTGGTGAACATTATGTGAATACATGGATGCATTGTGGGTTTGTTCGAATTGATGATGAAAAGATGTCGAAGTCTTTAAATAACTTCTTTACGATCCGCGAAGTGTTAAAAATTTATCATCCAGAAGTGATTCGTTATTTCTTGCTTGCATCACACTACCGAAGCCCTGTGAACTACACTGAAGAGAATTTGGAAGTCGCCAAAGCAAGTGTCGCTCGCTTGTATTCAGCTTTACAGGGGGTTGAGATTGGTCAAGCAGCCACTGGGACAAAATTTGAAAAAGAATTTGTTGAAGTCATGAATGATGATTTCAATACGCCCAAAGCCTTTGCCGTATTATTTGAATTGGCCAAAGAGGTGAATAAAACCCGAGATACAGGGCTTGCCGGATTGTTGGTCAAGCTGTCGAATCAAATCGGTCTGTTGGAGCAAGACATTGAAACATTCTTTCAGTCACAACCGTCTAATTCAGAATTAGACGAGGCTCAAATCGAAGCATTCATTGAAGAACGTAAACAAGCGCGTGCGAATAAAGATTTTGCTCGTTCTGATGAAATTCGTGATCATTTAAAAGAGCAAGGTATTGAATTATTAGATTCGGCAGACGGCACGACTTGGCGACAAATTTAA
- a CDS encoding peptidylprolyl isomerase, protein MKRRHFLKLKLGLAAGLLSIATFAQAAENPKVLINTSEGAIMLELYPEKAPKTVENFLGYVNDRFYDGTIFHRVIGNFMIQGGGFDEKMNKKLTKAPILNEADNGLRNRIGTIAMARTNDPHSATAQFFINVSQNTFLDHKEKSSSQAWGYTVFGKVIKGMSVVNKIRQTRTGFKNGMADVPTQTIKILKVRQVN, encoded by the coding sequence ATGAAAAGACGCCACTTTTTAAAACTGAAACTTGGACTCGCAGCAGGTCTATTATCTATTGCTACATTTGCCCAAGCTGCTGAAAACCCAAAAGTTCTAATAAACACCTCTGAAGGTGCAATTATGCTGGAACTTTACCCTGAAAAAGCGCCGAAAACGGTTGAAAACTTTCTTGGCTATGTCAATGATCGTTTTTACGACGGCACAATTTTTCACCGTGTGATTGGTAACTTTATGATTCAAGGCGGTGGCTTTGATGAAAAAATGAATAAAAAACTGACGAAGGCACCCATTTTAAATGAAGCTGACAATGGCCTTCGTAATCGCATTGGAACCATCGCAATGGCTCGTACTAATGATCCGCATTCAGCCACCGCACAATTTTTTATTAACGTGTCTCAAAATACTTTCCTTGACCATAAAGAAAAATCTTCATCACAAGCTTGGGGATATACCGTATTTGGAAAAGTCATTAAAGGCATGAGTGTGGTAAATAAAATTCGCCAGACCCGTACTGGATTCAAAAATGGTATGGCAGATGTACCGACCCAAACAATTAAAATTTTAAAAGTTCGTCAAGTTAATTAA
- a CDS encoding peptidylprolyl isomerase: MTKVVIGTTMGDITVELDQEKAPIGAENFIHYVMEGFYNGTLFHRIIPNFMVQGGGMLPGMEDKDAGDPIENEADNGLKNVRGSLAYARTMDPHSATTQFFINLKDNSFLDHTGKNSQGWGYAVFGQVVEGMDIVDAMAGVDTTSRRGHQDVPVEDILITKTTLLED, from the coding sequence ATGACAAAAGTTGTTATTGGCACCACAATGGGTGACATCACTGTAGAACTCGATCAAGAAAAAGCACCAATTGGTGCAGAAAACTTTATTCATTATGTAATGGAAGGTTTTTACAACGGCACTCTGTTTCACCGCATTATCCCTAACTTTATGGTTCAAGGTGGCGGAATGCTTCCAGGTATGGAAGATAAAGACGCTGGTGACCCAATTGAAAACGAAGCGGATAATGGCTTGAAAAACGTCCGCGGATCACTTGCTTATGCTCGCACAATGGATCCACACTCTGCAACCACACAGTTCTTTATTAACTTAAAAGATAATTCATTCCTTGATCACACCGGAAAAAACTCTCAAGGTTGGGGATACGCAGTATTCGGTCAAGTCGTAGAAGGAATGGATATTGTTGATGCAATGGCAGGTGTTGACACCACTTCACGTCGCGGCCATCAAGACGTGCCGGTGGAAGACATTTTGATTACTAAAACAACGTTACTTGAAGATTAA
- a CDS encoding UDP-2,3-diacylglucosamine diphosphatase encodes MTASHSQPKTLALVIADIHLQPNNPKHPINQHFLSFIQKVAPSSSKLYILGDLFEVWLGDDIGLQDYATELNALKYLIDSGTQVFVQYGNRDFLMKQRFSQTTGIQLLPDEYPAEIGPHKLLMVHGDQLCTLDENYQKMRRWFRKNWVQWLFLKLPQTQRKKIGSKMRQTSNSTGRSKSSEMMDAQESAIVALLNRYPDYHTLIHGHTHQPNHYEFTMNQHSYHRYVLSDWRPQTNYLSIDSQKIQIINFE; translated from the coding sequence TTGACAGCCTCTCACTCTCAACCCAAAACCCTTGCCTTGGTGATTGCAGATATTCACCTGCAACCAAACAACCCAAAACATCCAATCAACCAACATTTTTTGTCTTTTATTCAAAAAGTTGCTCCGAGTAGCTCAAAACTTTATATCTTAGGTGACCTATTCGAAGTCTGGTTGGGCGACGACATTGGCCTGCAAGATTATGCAACGGAACTAAATGCACTCAAATATCTGATTGATTCAGGAACCCAAGTTTTCGTACAGTATGGCAATCGTGACTTTCTAATGAAACAGCGTTTTAGCCAAACAACCGGCATCCAACTATTACCCGATGAGTATCCGGCTGAAATCGGACCGCACAAGCTGTTAATGGTTCACGGTGACCAACTATGCACCTTGGATGAAAATTACCAGAAAATGCGACGCTGGTTTCGTAAGAATTGGGTTCAGTGGCTGTTTCTAAAACTCCCTCAAACACAACGTAAAAAAATTGGCAGTAAAATGCGACAGACTTCGAATTCTACCGGCCGGTCAAAAAGCTCGGAAATGATGGATGCACAAGAATCTGCAATTGTTGCGCTATTAAACCGTTATCCTGATTATCACACACTCATTCACGGTCACACTCATCAACCGAACCACTATGAATTTACGATGAACCAACACTCCTATCATCGCTATGTATTGAGTGATTGGCGACCGCAAACAAATTATCTATCGATTGATTCGCAAAAGATTCAAATCATAAATTTTGAATAA
- a CDS encoding dicarboxylate/amino acid:cation symporter has protein sequence MRLALHWQILIALLLAVIMGTWTGTEGTIGGIHWLAIYTFIGTLFLNALKMIVVPLVVSAIITGISNIGENGGFGRLGLKTLSYYLFTSFIAIIIGLTMVNMIQPGVSEEPPPEIVAEESVMSAVEGKSAGDVVEVFLRMIPTNIVDAAAEGQMLGLIFFSLLFGFFMTQIKGGGAETLKNFWQGVFDVMMLMTTLIMKFAPIGVFGLVAASVAKTGFEQFDNLALFFITVTGALLIHFAVAMPLILRFLGGVKNPWLHYQAMTPALLTAFSTSSSSSTLPVTINALEHRAGVSNRVSSFVLPLGATVNMDGTALYECVAAIFIAQLFGVPLDLGTQLLIVLIALTTSIGVAGIPSASLVAISIILVAVGLPAEAIGLLLVVDRILDMMRTAVNVFSDSVGAAVIARSEGEKHVLTTKTF, from the coding sequence ATGAGACTTGCTCTGCATTGGCAAATTCTGATTGCGCTACTTCTGGCGGTAATCATGGGTACTTGGACTGGGACTGAAGGTACTATTGGTGGAATCCACTGGTTAGCCATCTACACCTTTATTGGGACACTTTTTTTGAATGCTCTGAAAATGATTGTCGTGCCTCTAGTGGTTTCTGCAATTATTACCGGGATTTCAAACATTGGCGAAAATGGTGGTTTTGGTCGATTAGGGCTTAAAACTTTATCCTACTATCTGTTTACCAGTTTTATTGCGATTATTATCGGTTTAACAATGGTGAATATGATTCAGCCAGGAGTAAGTGAGGAGCCTCCTCCTGAAATAGTTGCTGAAGAAAGCGTGATGTCTGCGGTTGAAGGTAAATCGGCCGGTGATGTGGTTGAAGTCTTTCTGCGTATGATTCCAACCAATATCGTTGACGCTGCCGCAGAGGGGCAAATGCTCGGTCTGATTTTCTTTAGTTTGCTGTTTGGTTTTTTTATGACGCAAATTAAAGGTGGGGGAGCGGAAACGCTTAAAAACTTCTGGCAGGGTGTCTTTGATGTCATGATGTTGATGACGACTTTGATTATGAAGTTTGCCCCGATTGGAGTGTTTGGTTTGGTTGCGGCTTCGGTCGCCAAAACTGGATTTGAACAATTTGATAATCTTGCGCTTTTCTTCATCACAGTGACAGGTGCGTTGTTGATTCACTTTGCCGTTGCCATGCCGCTAATTCTGCGTTTTTTAGGAGGCGTGAAAAACCCTTGGTTACATTATCAAGCCATGACTCCGGCTTTACTCACTGCGTTTTCTACCAGTTCCTCATCCTCAACTTTGCCGGTTACGATTAATGCTTTAGAGCATCGCGCAGGCGTTTCCAACCGGGTTTCGAGTTTTGTTTTGCCGTTGGGTGCAACAGTCAATATGGATGGAACTGCGCTTTACGAATGTGTGGCGGCGATTTTTATTGCGCAATTATTCGGTGTGCCTTTAGATTTAGGTACACAATTGCTCATTGTGTTAATTGCTTTAACCACTTCCATCGGGGTTGCTGGCATTCCATCTGCAAGTCTAGTGGCTATTTCAATTATCTTGGTGGCGGTTGGATTGCCGGCAGAAGCCATTGGGTTATTACTTGTCGTTGATAGAATTTTGGATATGATGCGAACGGCTGTGAATGTGTTCAGTGATTCAGTCGGTGCTGCAGTGATTGCACGTTCAGAAGGGGAGAAACATGTTTTAACAACCAAAACTTTTTAA
- a CDS encoding rhodanese-like domain-containing protein, which yields MFIPCEDAKKLIKEQNAQLVDVRTPEEFAESGIPGAKNLPLQDIDRTANTSLDKSLPIVVYCRSGQRSQMALQILVSQGFSDVHNLGSYMAWGQCPDV from the coding sequence GTGTTTATTCCTTGCGAAGATGCAAAAAAGTTAATTAAAGAGCAAAATGCTCAACTGGTTGATGTTCGTACGCCAGAAGAGTTTGCAGAAAGCGGTATTCCTGGAGCGAAGAATCTTCCCCTTCAAGATATTGATCGTACTGCAAACACAAGTTTAGATAAATCTCTGCCGATCGTTGTTTATTGCCGTTCAGGTCAGCGTTCACAAATGGCACTACAGATTTTAGTTTCACAAGGCTTTTCTGATGTGCATAACCTAGGTTCATATATGGCCTGGGGACAGTGTCCTGATGTTTAA
- a CDS encoding phosphatidylglycerophosphatase A encodes MSHKEKVPPPLFSQIVKDPAQFLGYGFGSGLLNPAPGTWGTLAGLILFLPILLLSEWAAWVLLIFGLLVGSWICQKSADAIGVHDHGGIVWDEFIGIWIVLILLPEQTWQWWIVAFIAFRVFDIVKPWPIKWLDEELEGGFGIMADDVVAALFAALSIWTIYALLI; translated from the coding sequence ATGAGTCATAAAGAAAAAGTCCCCCCTCCGTTGTTTTCACAAATTGTAAAAGACCCTGCGCAATTTTTAGGGTATGGTTTCGGCTCTGGTTTACTGAATCCTGCTCCTGGAACGTGGGGAACGCTAGCAGGTTTGATTTTATTTTTGCCTATATTACTTCTATCCGAATGGGCAGCTTGGGTTCTTTTGATTTTTGGGCTGTTAGTTGGAAGCTGGATTTGCCAAAAATCGGCGGATGCTATTGGGGTTCATGATCACGGTGGAATTGTTTGGGATGAATTTATTGGTATTTGGATTGTACTGATTTTATTGCCCGAACAGACGTGGCAATGGTGGATAGTGGCATTTATCGCATTTCGAGTTTTTGATATCGTAAAGCCTTGGCCAATCAAGTGGTTGGATGAAGAGTTGGAAGGTGGTTTTGGCATTATGGCAGATGATGTTGTGGCCGCTTTATTTGCTGCGCTTTCGATTTGGACGATTTATGCATTGCTTATTTAG
- a CDS encoding GGDEF domain-containing protein, with protein MNKLKWLLGDPERPQEYTHHILLLAGILMYLSAAVFNTVFLTAPFEFNIALVAVGFAHILLFYFSRFRGQFLTMSLLFLAIVIIVLLPANWIFNGGSEGPTLLLFLIAAFYLSYLLTDYPKSRYFFMSLVLVVPAFLVFSETRLDHLIYRYPSEQAKQLDLMFSYVITVAMSVFIMKTYGKRYRLQREKSDRLAQQLKVLAETDPLTRLYNRNAFTRLYENIDKKTDYSLAILDLDFFKRLNDRFGHQVGDEILVEFAKELESTSDASEGMTARYGGEEFLLLLKKPVNDSLNLLENFSQNLNLFDPQSQKLTFSAGLVALNQNEELSSAVHRADIQLYKAKSQGRDCICFG; from the coding sequence TTGAATAAACTTAAGTGGTTATTGGGTGATCCAGAACGTCCCCAAGAATATACTCATCACATATTGCTTTTAGCCGGTATTCTCATGTATCTAAGCGCCGCGGTTTTCAATACTGTTTTTTTAACCGCACCCTTTGAATTTAATATCGCTTTGGTTGCTGTCGGTTTTGCACATATTCTTCTTTTTTACTTCTCACGTTTTAGAGGCCAGTTTCTGACCATGTCGCTGTTATTTCTGGCGATTGTGATTATTGTCCTATTGCCAGCCAATTGGATTTTTAATGGGGGTTCTGAAGGTCCAACTTTGTTACTTTTTTTAATTGCAGCATTTTATTTAAGTTACCTGTTAACTGACTACCCAAAATCTCGCTACTTTTTTATGTCTCTGGTTTTAGTTGTCCCTGCTTTTTTAGTCTTTAGTGAAACAAGACTGGATCATTTAATCTATCGATATCCAAGCGAACAAGCGAAACAGTTAGATTTAATGTTTAGTTATGTGATTACTGTTGCTATGTCGGTTTTTATTATGAAAACCTATGGAAAACGCTATCGACTTCAGCGAGAAAAATCAGACCGGTTAGCTCAGCAATTGAAAGTCCTAGCAGAAACGGATCCTCTAACTCGACTTTATAATCGCAATGCATTTACTCGATTGTATGAGAATATTGATAAAAAAACTGACTATAGTTTAGCTATCCTAGATTTGGACTTTTTTAAACGTCTTAATGATCGATTTGGGCATCAAGTCGGCGATGAGATTCTAGTGGAATTTGCAAAGGAGTTGGAGTCTACAAGTGACGCTAGTGAAGGGATGACAGCTCGTTATGGTGGCGAAGAGTTTTTGCTTTTGTTAAAAAAACCAGTCAACGATTCATTGAATCTGTTGGAGAATTTTAGCCAAAACTTAAATCTTTTTGATCCTCAATCTCAAAAACTAACCTTTAGCGCTGGCTTGGTTGCCTTAAATCAAAATGAAGAACTTTCTTCTGCGGTCCATAGAGCCGATATTCAATTATATAAAGCTAAATCACAAGGTAGAGATTGTATTTGTTTTGGGTAA
- a CDS encoding SIMPL domain-containing protein, translated as MNKNAGALILGIFIFFGLSTLGYLLGLAAIEFKQYERSVVVKGLSEREFSADIVIWPIQYTVASNDIESIYDEMDRNTSKIQSFLVENGIKSDEVSFSSPSITDKSAQQYGNNANAEFRYTASQTVTVYSENITTVRNVMSRLSELGKQGIVFTGGNYQTKTDYNFLRLNEVKPEMIEEATRKAREVAEKFALDSQSKLGKIKRASQGQFSISDRDKNNPHIKKVRVVTTVEYYLSD; from the coding sequence GTGAATAAGAATGCTGGTGCTTTAATATTAGGAATATTTATATTCTTTGGGCTATCAACACTTGGTTATCTTTTAGGCCTTGCGGCGATAGAGTTTAAACAGTATGAGAGAAGTGTCGTTGTAAAAGGATTGTCGGAGCGAGAGTTTAGCGCCGACATCGTTATATGGCCAATCCAATATACGGTTGCAAGTAACGATATTGAATCGATTTACGATGAAATGGATAGGAATACGTCAAAAATTCAGTCGTTTCTTGTTGAAAATGGCATTAAATCCGATGAGGTTAGCTTTTCGTCTCCTTCAATTACAGACAAATCCGCCCAGCAATATGGCAATAATGCGAATGCAGAATTTCGTTATACCGCTTCTCAGACCGTAACGGTTTATTCTGAGAATATTACGACAGTTCGGAATGTCATGAGCAGACTCTCCGAGTTAGGAAAGCAAGGGATTGTGTTTACAGGTGGAAACTACCAAACCAAAACCGATTATAACTTTCTTCGATTAAACGAAGTAAAGCCTGAGATGATTGAAGAGGCGACTCGAAAAGCGAGAGAGGTCGCAGAAAAGTTTGCACTAGACTCTCAAAGTAAGCTTGGAAAAATCAAAAGAGCTTCTCAAGGGCAATTTAGTATCTCGGATCGTGATAAAAACAATCCGCATATTAAGAAAGTTCGTGTGGTCACTACTGTCGAATACTATTTGTCAGATTAA
- a CDS encoding GFA family protein, which translates to MSKKSGSCLCGEVTFEIEGDFDNFYLCHCSRCRKDTGSAHGANLFSSSAKLKWLSGVDKVTNFTLPSTQHSKSFCSICGSALPNIQLENELLVVPAGSLDCAIPIIPTAHIFISSKANWDKDLHKIPMIKALPQA; encoded by the coding sequence ATGAGTAAAAAGTCAGGGTCATGTCTTTGTGGTGAGGTCACTTTCGAAATAGAAGGTGATTTTGATAATTTTTACCTTTGCCATTGTAGTCGGTGTCGAAAAGATACAGGCTCAGCGCATGGAGCCAATCTTTTTTCTTCTTCTGCCAAATTGAAATGGTTGTCAGGAGTCGATAAAGTAACAAACTTTACATTACCTTCAACTCAACACAGCAAATCATTTTGCTCAATTTGTGGATCGGCACTTCCAAATATTCAATTGGAAAATGAACTTCTTGTGGTTCCTGCAGGAAGCCTTGATTGTGCTATTCCCATCATACCTACCGCTCACATTTTTATTTCGAGCAAAGCAAATTGGGATAAAGACCTTCATAAAATTCCCATGATTAAGGCTTTGCCGCAAGCATAA
- a CDS encoding GNAT family N-acetyltransferase, translating to MAELIEFETERLCLRQWQESDFKPFALLNADPKVMEYFPEPLSGQASTEMAEKIRSLIKQRGWGFWAVEVKGAEPFIGFCGLHVPTATLPFSPCVEIGWRLSSVHWGKGYASEAARGALNVAFQQLELPEIVSFTTVGNQRSRRVMERIGMNYSGQFEHPSLPENSHLRPHVLYRLRREQWDIKA from the coding sequence ATGGCAGAGTTAATAGAATTTGAGACCGAACGGCTGTGTTTGCGGCAATGGCAAGAAAGTGATTTCAAGCCGTTCGCCTTGCTGAACGCCGATCCAAAGGTCATGGAGTACTTTCCCGAACCGCTGAGCGGCCAAGCAAGTACTGAGATGGCGGAGAAAATTCGCTCACTCATAAAGCAGCGAGGTTGGGGGTTTTGGGCAGTCGAAGTCAAGGGTGCCGAGCCGTTTATTGGCTTTTGTGGACTACACGTACCCACTGCAACGTTGCCTTTTTCTCCTTGTGTCGAGATAGGTTGGCGGTTATCGTCAGTCCACTGGGGGAAAGGCTATGCATCAGAGGCTGCTCGTGGTGCGCTAAACGTTGCGTTTCAACAGTTAGAGCTTCCAGAGATTGTCTCATTTACCACAGTTGGCAATCAGCGATCGCGTCGGGTCATGGAGCGCATAGGCATGAATTACAGTGGCCAGTTTGAGCATCCCAGCTTGCCTGAAAATAGCCACTTGCGGCCTCATGTACTTTACCGGTTACGACGAGAACAGTGGGATATAAAAGCCTAA
- a CDS encoding VOC family protein, whose product MKIQSIAGYAVITKDSQASSSLYKETLGLPLQAQDDYLFTDKFPGSNHFGVWPLSMAAQTCFGSNEWPENFPEPTSTIEFEFDSPEEVKQAVEELKSAGQVFVHEVKQEPWGQTVARFMSPENVLIGFSYAPWLHDN is encoded by the coding sequence ATGAAAATACAGTCAATTGCCGGTTATGCAGTGATTACGAAAGACTCCCAAGCTAGCAGCTCTCTTTATAAAGAGACTTTAGGGCTTCCCTTACAGGCTCAAGATGATTATCTATTTACGGACAAATTCCCGGGTAGCAATCATTTTGGTGTTTGGCCTCTTTCTATGGCTGCACAAACATGTTTTGGCAGTAATGAATGGCCGGAGAATTTCCCAGAACCCACATCAACAATCGAATTTGAGTTTGATAGCCCAGAAGAAGTCAAACAAGCGGTGGAAGAATTAAAGTCTGCAGGACAGGTATTTGTTCATGAGGTTAAACAAGAACCTTGGGGGCAAACCGTCGCTAGATTTATGAGTCCAGAGAACGTATTGATCGGTTTTAGTTACGCACCTTGGCTGCATGACAATTAA